Within Coriobacteriia bacterium, the genomic segment CAAGCCCGTCCTCATAGAACACGTAGGCCATCCGGATGCCCTCGACCTCGAATCGTGACGTCTCTAGAGGCTTGGCCGCGAACTCGATGTCACGCTCCTCCTTGAGGATCCGATTCACGTACTCCAGCGTGTCCTGGCTCTCACCAGCCGGCACCACCGAGAAGGCGTGCTTGTACTTGTTCATGAAGTAGCGAGCCTCGTTGGCACGCAACCCGGCGAGCGCCTCGGCAACAGGTGAAGACTCCAAACCTGCTGTCGACACGTTCTCGAAATCGACCACGTTGGTCATGCCTGTCCCTCCCTTTGGTTCCAGAATCGATTCGCATTGAGGTTCTATTTGCCCAATCGAGGATGTTGGGCCGGCCCGGGCCTGCACGGCACGCGCGTTGAGCGACTTGCAGTTGCTCTCCGTTGATGCATCCCGCTCTTCTGCCGAAGGCCCCTCGCCACTCCTGCGCGTGGCACGGCCCTGAGCCAGCGCCAGGCGCATCGAGCGAGTGCCACGAGCGCTATCCTGATGAGAGCGCTGGAGCGATGCTGATGCGCAAGACGCTGAACCGGCGATGCGCCGGCAGGGGGACTCGCCTGCAAACGCGAGATTTGAGGGGATTGCGATGCCTAGCAGTGGACTGAGGGCGAGTGGTTTGACGATCGTACGGTCTTTGGTCGTGGTCCCGCTCATCGTGGCGTGTGCGCTTGCTGGAGTCGGCGTCGGGTGCACGCCCGCGCGGCCGACGCAGGGAACGGCCCCGTCGGCCGCGACACGGCCCACCTTATCTCGGGAGACGACGCAGTCCATCAAGGCCCAGATTCAGCTCAGGATCGCGCAACGCGAAGTAGTCGCGGGAGAGATCAAGGCGCTGGAAGCTCAGATCGCAGCGGGTTCTGAGAGCTCTGACACGCCGGCCGGTGGTGCCAAGATCGAGGCCATGCTGGCGCAGCGGGGGGTACTTGCAGCCCAGGTCGACACGCTGGACACAGTGATCGAGGCGGAGGTGGAGCGCTACGACGCCTTGCAGCCGTCGGCGCCGATCGCCAAGCCGTAGTCTGCGGATCACTGTCCAAGCGCGTGGAATCACTCCATGCCTATAGGGCGGCCATCCCGCACGCGCATCGCCTTAGCGCTCCTCATGCGCAACACCTTGCGCGCAACCGTTTGGGACCTCGCCGTCGCGCTTCGCGCGGACGTCATGGGCGACACTACCGTGTGAGCGTCGGAGGGCCGCTCATGCGCAAAGAGTTGGGCAGACGTAGGAGGGCGGGTAAGGCCGTGATTCTCCCCAAAGACCGTGACCCCCGCTTCATCACGATTCGCCGGGGCGGAACGCTCACTGACGCCGACCATCGACTGCTGGCTTTGTGGGCGGCCGCGTGCGCGGAGCACGTCTTGCACCTCTTCGAGTCGGCGCAGCCCTCAGACCCGCGGCCACGACGAACAATCGAGAGCGCTCGCGCGTGGGGCCGAGGCGAGGTCACGATGTCTCAGGCACGCGCGGCGGCCGGCGCTAACGCTGCGGCGCGAGAGCTGAGCGGCGCCGCTCGGCACGCCGCCTACGCGGCCGGCCAGGCAGTAGCCGTCTCCCACGTCGCGGCACATGAGCTCGGGGCCGCTGCCTACGCGATCAAGGCCGTGCGAGCCGCCGCAGCTCCCGCTGAGGAAGAGCGGGCCGGCCGGCTCGAGTGTCAGTGGCAGCGCGAGCAGCTGCCGGAGGCCATTCGCGACCTCGTACTTGACGACCAACGGTTGCGAAACGACATCTGCTGGTCGGTGTTCGACTGCTGACGAGCCATCAGCGTGTGCCGGCGACGTCCAGCGAGCGCATCGAGCGGACGCCGCGAGCGCTATCCTGATCAGAGCGCACGACCGCCGTTCGCGCGGCACATCGGGCACATCGTCGAGGGCTGTGAGCATGAGCGACCAAGATTGGATTCCGGTCACCTTCGAGCACTGCGACCACATCGGGGGGCCCTTCTACCACGGAACGAAGTCCGTGCTGAAGGTGGGCGATGAGCTTCTCCCGGGTTTCGGATCCAACTTCCAAGAGGGCAGGGTCTCCAACAACATCTACTTCACTGCCCTGGTGGACACCGCCGCCTGGGGCGCGGAGCTGGCGACGGCACTGGCGGACGGTGAGGACCGCGGACACATCTACATCGTCGAGCCGCTGGGCGCGTTCGAGGACGACCCCAACGTCACCAACAAGAGATTCCCGGGCAATCCAACCCAGTCGTATCGCACCCGGGAGCCGCTTCGAGTCGTCGGTGAGGTGGAGGACTGGGAGGGCCACAGCCCCGAGCTGCTTCGGGGAATGCTCGACCATCTAGCACAGCTCCGAGAGCAGGGGCTGGACGTTATCGAGGACTAGGAACTGCGCGCACACGACTGCAGGCCCGTTGACGTTGTCCCGGCCGCGGCACGGCGCCTGCGATACGCCGGTGTTGCGCTCAGGGTGTCTGCGCGAGTCCGATCATGCTGCCCTCGGGGTCGGACAGCATCGCGATCTGCTTGCCGCCCCCAACGCTTCGCACGTCCTCGACGAGGTCGGCACCCAGGCCTGTGAGCTCGTCGACCGCCGCACGGACGTCGTCGACCTCGAAGAACGGCGTCGCGCCCGTCATCCCGCGATCCCCGCCGGTGGGGTCGATTCCGACTTGGATGTCGCCGATCTGGAATCCCACGTAGTACGGCTCGTCCACGAAGGGCTCCATACCGAGCAGTTGGGTGAAGAGCCGTTTAGTGGCGTCGATGTCGGAGGTCGGGAACAGGATCGTCTTCATGGCAGCGCCCATGTCGGCTCCTATCGTTGGGCCCGTTGCGATGTGCAGGTGGCGAGGGCCGTCGCTACCTGGGTCAGTTCATGAGTTCCCTTCACGTCCCCGAGTGCAAACTGGCACGGGACCCGCTCTCAACGCGGGCCATGGCCGTCATCGGACAAGCACTCGAGCTGATGCGACCAGCGCTATCCTGATGAGCACGATGGGCGCCGCCGCTGCGCAACATGTTGGAGCGAACGAACCGTGATCCGGAGGGCTGATGCCGAACCCCAGCGAACTGATCGATGCCATGATTGCGAAGACGCCGGACTGGCGCGGGACGACCTTGGCAGAACTGCGTAGGATCATCCACGACGCCGACCCTGAGATCTCCGAGGAAGTGAAGTGGATACGGCCCAGCAACCCGATGGGCGCGCCGGTCTTCGAGCACAACGGGATCGTCTGTATCGCCAACATCTTGAAAGAGAGGGTCAGGCTCAGTTTCCCCGCGGGTCTGAGCCTGCCGGACCCACAAAAGGTCTTGAGTGCAGTGTCCGAGGGTAACAAGACGCGGATCCTCGACCTTTACGAACACGATTCGATCAACGAGGACGCCCTGAAAGATGTCATCCGCGCGGCGATGCGGCGCAACCTGGCCAAGCCGTCGGCCGGAAGGCGGGAGCGCTAACCTGATGACCGCGCCAGAGAGCGTCTGCGAGCAAGGCGTTCGTTGCTCGCGCGGAACCGCTTGCGGCATCGCACTAACCCAATCCTGAGGACAAGAATGCCGGGTCATGAGTCTAGGTACTTCACCCTGACCGTGGAGTCGCTCAGGGCGATCGGCGGCTGGGCGGCGGAGTGCGCCGAGCGCGCTTTGCCCGCGTTCGAGACGCGCGCCGGCTTCGATTCACGCCCTCGGGCAGCGATTGACGGAATCCGGGAGTTCGCCAGCGGCGGTAGGCGTGTGGCTCGGCTGCGCACGCTTGCTACAGAGGCGAATGCCGCGGCGCGAGAGGTCGGCGACCCAGCTGCTGCTGCCGCTGCCCGGGCCGCTGGCCTTGCTGCGGCGAGCGCGTACACGCACCCGCTCGCGGATGTTCATCAGACGAAGCACATTGTGGGGCCGGCAGCCTATGGCGCGCTGGCATTGGAGCTCGACGGCGCCGACGATTCGAGTGTGGGTGAGTCAGAGGTGCGCTGGGCGATCGACCATGCGCCCGCGCTGGCACGCGAGGTCTTGCTGCAGATGCCCGCTCGTCAGGCGGGCAAGGCCCGGCTCGAGACGCTCCTCTACGAGATCGATGCGGGAATCCGTGCTCGGCGTTCGCAGCGAGACGTCTAGTAAACGCGTCCAGCGGACCTTGCTGGCGCTATGCTGATGCGAGCGGCGGAGTGCCGCGCACGCGCAGCACGTAGGACGATCAGTCACGCTCCCCGGGGGAGGCGTCGTGGACAGTTTCGAGGTGGTCGAGGGCTACATCCCAGGGTCGCTCGGGCGGTCGGCCTCGTTGCATGGATCCTACTACCACGAGCACTGGGGTTTTGGCGTGTACTTCGAGGCGAAAGTGGCTACGGAACTGGCCTCCTTCCTCACAGCATACGTACCTGGCCGCGACGGGTTCTGGACCGCTTCGGTTGACGGCCAGGTCGAGGCCTCGATCGTCATCGACGGATCCGACGCATACGGAAAGGGCGCTCACCTGCGCTGGTTCATCGTCTCGGACCGCCTAAGGAGCAAGGGCGCGGGCCGCGAACTGCTTGGCACGGCGATGCGGTTCTGCCGAGAACGCCAGTATCCCGCCGTCTACCTCTGGACGTTTGGCGGGCTGGACGCCGCCCGTCATCTCTACGAGCGCGAGGGGTTTGCGCTGAGCGAGGAACGTCCGGGCACTACGTGGGGAGTTGAAGTGCTCGAGCAGAGATTTGAATGTCTTCTGCCTTCTTCAACCTAGCCCGGGCGTCGGACTGGACGCTTGCGAGCGCTATCCTGATGGCAGCGCCGAAGGCGCCGCCTATCCGCAATGCGCCGGCCAGATGGGGGAGCAGCGTGCGTCTCGTGACCATTACCTGTTGTGTGGCTGCACTCGGTGTGTTGCTCGTCGGGTGTACGGGGGCGTCGTCTAGCGCGTCGACCACCCACTCGGTCGTGCGTGCCGTCCTGCCTGGATCGAGCATCACACTCAACAACGGTCTGCGGCTCACGATCCCGGCGGGGTGGGCGGCCACGCTGAGGGAAGGCTCGGTTCCAAACGACCCTCTACAGGCCGATGAGTACCTCGTGCTCGACAACTGGAGGGCGCAGAGCGGTCCGAAGTCGGTGCTGATCTTCAGCACTCCGGCAAAGGCGCTTCCCATCCCAACGATGAATGCCTACGGGCGGGACACCTTCGTAGCGTTCGGTGAAGCATCGGGCACCACGCTGTTCCTCGGGAGGGCCGGAGGCGTCTACGCGCCGCAACGCCTGATGGCGGCTCAGACACGCGTCCCGGGCTCCGAGCTGGGCATAGTGTTCTTTGCTGGCGACCCGCACGACCCATGGCAGTCGCTGCGCACCGACGTGAATCTCTTCAGGATTCAAGGAATTGGCCTGCGGTGAGTCGTGGGTGAGCGTCCACTAGTCTGCGCGTCGCGGTGCTCGGCAGGTGAGAGAGTCTAGCTCACGGCCTTCTTCACGAGCGCGCTGACGGTCGCCTCTTCTGCGGCGGTCACCTCGGTCAACGCGAACGCGACTGGCCACATGTGGCCGTCGTCGAGGTTCGCCTCGTGTTGGAACCCGAACGTCGCGTACCTTGTCTTGAACTTCTGCGCGCTCTGGAAGAAGCAGAGCACCTTGCCGTCTTTGGCGTAGGCGGGCATCCCGTACCAGAGCTTCGGCGTGAGCGAGGGCGCGTTCGCCTTGATGATCGCATGGAGCCGCTCTCCGATCGCGCGGTCTGATCCCGACATCGCCGCAATCTCGGCAAGCACCTGTGCCTCGCCGTTGGCCTTCTTTGCGGCCGGTTTGGCGCCGTGCTTCGTTGGCTCTTGCCGCGCTTCGTTCTCAGCCATGCTGACTCCCACTCCTGTTCACGGCTCTTGACGGCCACACGCCTGTCGCTATGCGGTCCCGCGATAGGGTGCCACTTCGGCGCGTATTTGTGCTTGTCCCCGGCCGTTTCCGGCCCCAAACGACCCGGTCCTCGCCCTCCACGCGCCCGCGGGCATCCCGCAACCGCATCGTGGGGCACTCGCGAGCGCTATCCTGATGTTCGGCCCGGGCGCTGCCGGGCTCCCAACAACTGGAGGTCCCTCTGATGCGTGTATTCGTCACCGGCGCGTCTGGCTTCATCGGCTCCGCCGTCGTTGCCGAGCTAGTTGCCGCGGGCCACGAGGTGCTCGGTCTGGCTCGCTCCGATGACTCGGCCGACGCGATCGAGGCAGCCGGCGCACGCGCGCGTCGAGGAAGCATCCAAGATCTCGACGGGCTGCGGGCAGCCGCGACCGAGTCGGATGGCGTCATCCACCTCGCGTTCAATCACGACTTCGCGCAGTTCGAGGAGTCGGCCCGAGCGGAGCTACGCGCTGTGCTGACGTTCGGCG encodes:
- a CDS encoding phage tail protein, with protein sequence MTNVVDFENVSTAGLESSPVAEALAGLRANEARYFMNKYKHAFSVVPAGESQDTLEYVNRILKEERDIEFAAKPLETSRFEVEGIRMAYVFYEDGLAVNVMYSIDDPKKRAVGFKLSEGMEVPEELEGKFKFARQKSKLAGTIRGSFFVIKGEY
- the arr gene encoding NAD(+)--rifampin ADP-ribosyltransferase; this encodes MSDQDWIPVTFEHCDHIGGPFYHGTKSVLKVGDELLPGFGSNFQEGRVSNNIYFTALVDTAAWGAELATALADGEDRGHIYIVEPLGAFEDDPNVTNKRFPGNPTQSYRTREPLRVVGEVEDWEGHSPELLRGMLDHLAQLREQGLDVIED
- a CDS encoding VOC family protein codes for the protein MGAAMKTILFPTSDIDATKRLFTQLLGMEPFVDEPYYVGFQIGDIQVGIDPTGGDRGMTGATPFFEVDDVRAAVDELTGLGADLVEDVRSVGGGKQIAMLSDPEGSMIGLAQTP
- a CDS encoding DUF1801 domain-containing protein, which encodes MPNPSELIDAMIAKTPDWRGTTLAELRRIIHDADPEISEEVKWIRPSNPMGAPVFEHNGIVCIANILKERVRLSFPAGLSLPDPQKVLSAVSEGNKTRILDLYEHDSINEDALKDVIRAAMRRNLAKPSAGRRER
- a CDS encoding GNAT family N-acetyltransferase; protein product: MDSFEVVEGYIPGSLGRSASLHGSYYHEHWGFGVYFEAKVATELASFLTAYVPGRDGFWTASVDGQVEASIVIDGSDAYGKGAHLRWFIVSDRLRSKGAGRELLGTAMRFCRERQYPAVYLWTFGGLDAARHLYEREGFALSEERPGTTWGVEVLEQRFECLLPSST
- a CDS encoding DUF1801 domain-containing protein, whose translation is MAENEARQEPTKHGAKPAAKKANGEAQVLAEIAAMSGSDRAIGERLHAIIKANAPSLTPKLWYGMPAYAKDGKVLCFFQSAQKFKTRYATFGFQHEANLDDGHMWPVAFALTEVTAAEEATVSALVKKAVS